A stretch of the Panicum virgatum strain AP13 chromosome 9N, P.virgatum_v5, whole genome shotgun sequence genome encodes the following:
- the LOC120692951 gene encoding dolichol-phosphate mannose synthase subunit 3-like, which translates to MKHIFKIVAILVAISAIWVTFLETSTVPRSYTWLLPIYLEVALGCYGLFMVGFGLMFFPTCPQEAILLQQDIVEAKEFLAKKGVDVGSE; encoded by the exons ATGAAGCACATATTCAAGATTGTTGCTATACTGGTAGCAATCTCAGCCATCTGGGTTACATTCCTTGAAACCTCAACTGTTCCTCGAAGTTATACTTGGCTG CTTCCAATCTACTTGGAAGTGGCTCTTGGATGCTACGGCCTTTTTatggttggatttggacttatGTTCTTCCCAACTTGCCCTCAAGAAGCTATACTACTGCAACAG GATATTGTGGAGGCAAAGGAATTCTTAGCAAAGAAGGGTGTTGATGTGGGCTCCGAGTGA
- the LOC120689536 gene encoding 60S ribosomal protein L23, translating into MSKRGRGGSAGNKFRMSLGLPVAATVNCADNTGAKNLYIISVKGIKGRLNRLPSACVGDMVMATVKKGKPDLRKKVMPAVIVRQRKPWRRKDGVYMYFEDNAGVIVNPKGEMKGSAITGPIGKECADLWPRIASAANAIV; encoded by the exons atgtcgaAGCGCG GGAGGGGAGGGTCGGCGGGGAACAAGTTCCGCATGTCGCTGGGTCTGCCCGTGGCGGCGACGGTGAACTGCGCCGACAACACGGGCGCCAAGAACCTCTACATCATCTCCGTCAAGGGCATCAAGGGCAGGCTCAACCGCCTGCCGTCCGCCTGCGTCGGCGACATGGTCATGGCCACCGTCAAGAAGGGGAAGCCCGACCTCAGGAAGAAGGTCATGCCCGCCGTCATCGTCCGCCAGCGCAAGCCGTGGCGCCGCAAGGACGGAGTCTACATGTACTTCGAAG ATAATGCTGGGGTTATTGTGAACCCAAAAGGCGAGATGAAAG GATCTGCTATCACTGGACCCATTGGCAAGGAGTGTGCTGATCTTTGGCCTAGGATTGCTAGCGCAGCAAACGCCATTGTCTAA